The Watersipora subatra chromosome 1, tzWatSuba1.1, whole genome shotgun sequence genome has a window encoding:
- the LOC137401631 gene encoding large ribosomal subunit protein mL42-like → MLKATKDALHLRGAAAFAISRAPSCLVKIYKHTSACQESIPNNIVTTNKKGDVILFWHPERQIPYEHTKPLSSVARLWNSEEDSHLLAKHNPDTSAKYAKYGPTYKELADMFYVTKHRFMPRPQLKRAKTDTPKDRNAL, encoded by the exons ATGTTAAAAGCTACAAAAGATGCGTTACACTTGAGGGGTGCTGCAGCTTTTGCAATATCAA GGGCACCGAGTTGCTTGGTGAAAATTTATAAGCACACCAGTGCTTGCCAGGAATCTAT TCCTAACAATATTGTCACAACCAATAAGAAAGGTGATGTTATCTTGTTTTGGCATCCAGAAAGACAGATACCGTATGAGCATACAAAACCGCTTTCTTCAGTGGCAAGGTTATGGAATAGTGAG GAAGACTCTCATCTACTAGCTAAACATAATCCGGATACATCTGccaaatatgcaaaatatggaCCAACCTATAAGGAACTGGCTGACATGTTTTATGTCACCAAACATCGTTTTATGCCTCG ACCCCAGTTGAAGAGAGCCAAAACAGACACACCCAAGGACAGAAATGCTCTTTAA